From Alligator mississippiensis isolate rAllMis1 chromosome 1, rAllMis1, whole genome shotgun sequence:
TCTTCCTTCCTTTATATGTTTGCAGACTAGTCACATCCCCTTAAGTCTCCTAAGACTTAAGggatgtttttacacatgctctgggggcggggcactttaattagagtggcactgagagccgctttaattaaagcacctgcagcatcttgtgtatcagcatccccatgcttcaaaatagcagcaggggtgctttatctaaaacttgttgaaggagctttagataaagcaccctgctgacattttgaagtgcggggactcTGATACACGAAATGTGGAGGCTGACTGGGGTGTGGCAATTGCCATGTtcctgcagacttgattaatggagactgctccaacacacagtagttacagtgcattggaaTAGCCTCCTgcctcatgtacaggcaccctaggtGCTTAAATCCAAAATACGATCCAAGAAAACCAGCTAACAGTTGCTGAAACCTGGAAGTgcctttttttcactttttcaccCTCATGTTGATGTTTCTTTGCAcacacagagctgctctggcCAGAGCAGTTAGGTACCTACCTACTACCTACACTCTCCTGGGGTCCAAAAAAACTCACTGGAACAATACCCAGGTGCCCTGAAGGGCTTGATCTAGTCAAAGTGTTCCAAACCTCTCATAAAAGGCTGGCATAGCTACTTTACTTTTAAATCACCACTGCTCACCTTTTTAATAGCCTACTGGTTAGAGGACTTGCACTGGAAGCAGGAGATGGGGCATCTAGGTCCTTCaaacctgcagctcccaccttcCAGAGTGTTGTGACAACCTTGCTATAGTGAAGCACTGGAGTGCACACCACACCTGTTCTATTGAAGCAAGGCTAGTATTCAGAAAATAACCTAAGAACCatggagcccagagagagagagcacaagtgGGAGTGGGATGCTGTAGCTCAGTGGTGGGGATTGTTCCTGAGAGGGTGGAGTTTgcattccagtccctgctcccaggattATTTCTGTTGTGTGTCCAATGGCTGCTTCATGGCAAATGAATTAACAGTGAGGGAACAGGGACCAGGACCCAAGAGAGTATCCCTGACTATAGAAATAAGTGCACCTTGGCAAGTGGTCCAGGTCAGTTTGTGTGACTCACCTGTCTCCCATTATTGCTTACCATTCCATCAGTTTTTTTGTCATTTGCATGCTTCATCAGCATCAGTTTTGTATTTTCTTCCAGATACTGGAATATCTTCCAGATACCTTTTTTACCACTTCTTTGAGATCTGTTAGTCAACTAGTTGTTATCCTATTTTATAAAACAAGTTAAACTGATTCTGTATATTGCAATTTTTCAAAATTAGAATGTTGTGGGGTTGAGCCAGATGCCTTACAGAAATGCAGCTGCCTTTGTTGACCAATCCTGCTCTTTCATCAAGAAGCAATATCTGGCCTGTTTGACAGGATTTTGTATAAAGCTATGCAGATTGCTATTTCCATCATTTATTGCTTCACTGATTAGCTTCCCATGATTTTTTCTTGGGTTAATGTTAAAGTAACTAGCTGTCATTACTGGACCTTCATTAAACACAGGCACAATAATTTGCTTTTTCTAGATCTCTGGAACTTTTCCAGTGTCCCAACATGTGGTAAAAATCAACATCAATGGTCCAGAGAGCTCCCTGGTTATTTGTTTGAACACTCTAGGCTGCAAGTCACCCAGAGCCACCAACATAAAAAGTTTAATAGCTGATGTTTTACATTCTCCATAATTACTAAGAGACTAAAAAGTATTTAGTTTTCACTATAAAATAGGAATGGAAGAGATGCCATACTGGGTCAAGccacaggtccatctagcccagtagtcctcaacctttttagatccaAGGTCCTCACTGGACCCAAGTCACTCCTCAAAAAATGCtagctctcagctttcactcaTTCTGtgtctacagaaaaatactagaatacttctgttgcaaagaactcagaaaacccacaacaggtcagaatatttttgacactatgaattcctatttgaaatctctgggtttttcttgtgaatcatgcctACGTGTGCATCCatgacagtgctaatattgagtggcACCCCTAAAAGTATCTTTtgtcatcctggttgagaatcactgatctaacgCAATATTCTGTGTCTTAGTGcctgtgtgtctacatgagccactgactgtgcagtaagaactacacagtcatttagtatttgtatacccaactattaaatgactgcacagtacccagagttactgtgcagtagcattgcccaatggcttttaggtgattctcactgtgcagtagctcatttctAGTACACAGTAGTGTCGCatcgtgcttcctgccatgcaacactactgcacagtagtaataagctactgtgcagtcagagtctcatgtagacacgcccagtgtcaCAGACCAGATGGTAAGGGGAAGAATATTTATGCTGGATTTCCTATCAAGGCTGAGCTATCACTTGCCCCTCTTCCCTTTCAGCTTCCAGCATGCAGACGGCAAGGAATTTCTAATTTGGAAGTTGTACCCCTAGCTATCATGCATAATACTGGTGAATCTATCCTGCGTGAATCTTCATATCCTCTTTTGAACATGGTTAAATTGTTTGCCTCTGCTTTGTCTTGTATATCTTCCACACGTTACTGGTAATTCCACACAGTGTGAAAAAGAACTGCCTaatgtttgttttaaagctgCTCTGTAATAATTTAATTGTATGGCCCCTAGGTCTAATTCTAGTTTAGATATGGCCATCCTACTCCTTTCCAGATACAACAAATATTTATTGaatctttttgtcttttttgcaTCACCCTGCCATACCTATTATTTGAACTATGAGCTAGGATTTAATTTGTTCCAGACATCTTTAAACATTCCTATTATCATTAATTCTGCTAGCCATAATTTTTTCAATATATATAGCTCCCTCATCAGTTGTCTACATTTCCTAATTATCTACACATTGCTATCAGCTTCCCCAGTTTTCCAATGCACATAGTGAATTTGCTTTGCTCTTGTCTTCAATTATTTTGCCCATCTCAATCTGCCAGTGTGTTCATCTTGTACTCATCCTTCCTCTATGCTGCTTGCAATGATTTCCTAACATCTGTATGCCAAGCATCCATTTTCTTCTCATTCCAGACCTATTTCTTTTGCAAGGAGCAGAAAAGCCAGTGAAGCAGATCAATGTAGCACCATCAGAAGCCCTTTTTCAAAGTAACAGATAAGGAAGTGTAAAATAGGTGTTCCCATTTGTGCTTGTTTTTGATAGATTAAGGTGGTCTGGGAGGACTACCTTTGCCcccaaaataaagatttttttttaatgtgattgATTTTCACCTTAGAAATCTTAGGAACATCAAACTTGATTTTTCCTGATTTTGCTCGGAAGTATGGATCAGGACTTTTCTCAGCCCATCTTTGATGGTGCACAATGTTGAGCGTTCTCATCTGTGTGGGTATTCACTTTACAAAGGCAggaataaaaatcaaaacaattttCAATAGTCTCCATTTTAACCTAAACACAGAAATTGGATTGGGGTCCTTGGATTGAATTAGTTGGATGAAACCAGTGCAAATTCCTGTGTGTATACCTTTGTATGTTTAAGAATTCAACTTGAGTCTTTTTGGTTTTGCCCACACACCCTAGAACAGGAATAATTAAATTTGTTGTAATTCACATATTTGTTATTTTTGTGCAGTTCTGTGTACAGATGCTCTTATTTTTGGATTAAGGATATCCTAATTTTAATTCAACTATAACGTCAATAAATTTAGTATCCTGCTTTGATTGTAATTTATCCAAAATGACTGTCCTCATACAGATAGGCATTGACTTAGCAAAACTGCAAATTACATCAGGTTTCATTCTTCCAGTTGCCATTTAGGGATAAAATTGGCCTCTGTTTCTTTCTAGCCTTCACCTCTTTTACTTTTCCCACAGTCCATCAAGCCCCTGGTTGAGAAGCGCCGCCGTGCTCGGATCAATGCCAGCCTGGAGCAGTTGAGAAGACTCCTTCAGCAGAACCCAGAGAAGCAGGTGAAGTCAGCCATTAGGCTGGGAAAGGGAGGTTAAAAAGTAATCATATTTCACCTTCTTTGTCAGCATCTCAAAACTGTTAGAATTGGAGACAACCCGTTGGGGAACTTCAAAACTACCAAGGCATGGGCAAGATCAACACTGTCTTCCTGAAACTCACTCACTAGTTGATAAACAAGTCAAATCCTGCCCTTGCTCCTGTCTCTGATTTTCTCCTTCTGTCTGCATGGTATAGGATAATTTTCTAATTGACCCCTCTGCCTTTTTGATCCCTTTCCCCAGGATGCTAGAGCCCTGTCACGGCTGGAGAAGGCAGAGATCCTGGAGATGACTGTACAACAGTTACAGAGATTGAAGAAACCAGGTACATTATTTTTATAGTTCCTAATACTCTCCTACCTCAGGCCATGGGCCGAGggcctagagagagagagcatgcctAACATCTTGAGGGTCTGAGCCTCATAACTGGGTTAGGGAGTGGTCAACCACAAGCTGAATCCAGACAGAACTTGGTTTACTACTAGACAGACACACATAGAGAGGACCCAGATCCCCACTCTTTAGCTCAGTTGTATCCATTGCAACCAGTTATGCCTGTGtaaagctgctgccactgcctttcTGCCCATTTCCTGTCAGATGTAGTTCTATCCCTGAGCAGAAGGTATTTGAATTGGCAATACATGGAAGCATGGGAGCAGAGGTGAGGCCCTTACTTAGGAAGGGGAGCTAAGGAGTTTCATAGTTCTCTCTTATACTGatgctttcttccccttctctcctcaGACATTGCTGCTTCCAAGGATGGCCAAGATTTTGCTGCTGGTTACTGCCATTGCCTCAATGCTGTCAGCAACTTCCTAAGCTCGGATGGCTCTTCATTGAATCAAAACATAAAGTCTCAGATCTTGCGCCAGCTGGAGGATGCATCTAAGGTCAGATCCACTGTTGCCCCGAACCAGTCTCCTAaaatctggcagccccaggaggctaaTTTGCCTTCCACTAAGCCACATCTACGCCAatcctcagccttcttttgcgtaactgctcctgccttgctgcctcctggaACCGCTATGACCCTGCCAGCTCTAGAAACCCAATCCCGCCCCAGGGAACAGATGTCTCAAAGTCCTGCTTTGGGGTCACAGCTACCCCTTCTTCCATCACTCTCCCGGACTCTTACAACCCCCCCTGCCACACCGCAGATGTGGAGACCTTGGTGAACTGCAACCTGGAAGACTGTCCCCACCTGGTTTACTTACTAAGCCAGAATGGAAAGCGAGGGTGCATGGAGCCACCTTCTTCAGCAAAGGAGGATCTACCCCAATCAACCATATCTGGGGCACTGTGAATACCTGCTCCCAGTTCTGCACCTTATTACCACTAATGGAAAGTTGGTACATAATAAAGGTCTGCTGCAACTGGCTATTCCAACAGATGTTCTAGAACAGGACAGCATCTAATGAACAATTGTGGAACAATCCTTCCACAGCCGGCACATAGCAGGGCACTCAGTGGAAAGGAACTTCATAGCCCTAGGCTTTGAGGTGATGCACTGACTGCTATCGTTTGGCCAGTGCCTAGTCCCCGTCAGCATAGCACTGATATTGTTTAATagcatgaagatattgaagagtttCAGTAAGATCCTGCAGCAACAAAACCTGAAGTATTACTGCCTTTAGTCTATGCCAAGGAAATTTATGAAAGAATCCTCTGACCCAGCATCTACAATAACAAAAAGACTGGACTCAACATCCCAGGTCCTGTCCAGCCTTTGTCCCTAGATATGCTACTTTTTATAATTCACCCTGTAGCCCTTTGGTTATGGGAGGAAGATAGCTAGTCTCAATATCACCACACCCAGATGCAGAAAAATGGTTGGAAATTAACTGAAGTTTTTCCCCTGTGATATGTAGGTACCCCACAGGATTCCTCAGTTGATCATAGTAAACCCCTAATAAAGACCAGCCAAGCATATTCATTTATATATAAAAGTACAGCAGTGCaaaaggtggttttttttttaaacaaaaaaacctaaaacatTTACATCTTGTCATTGAGATTGTTTCTAAGTTAGCACTAGGAGGAAAGAGAGttggaaaacaaaagaaatccaTTAGGTTCTCTCTCAGATCTATTTGCCAAGAAAGTGAAGGGAGGTGTTATTGGAGGGAAGAGGGTTGTTAGGGCAACAGATCTGCAGCAGGCAGATCAGTTCCCTCAGGACAGATTAAAGAAGCCAGAAAAAATGACCCAACTCCATTTTCTTTAGAGCTTTTGTTCCTTTATTCAGTAGACATCTAGTTACAAgtttcagaaattaaaaaaaaaaaaaagtgagggagTTGATTGGAAAGAGGGTTCAACGGGTTACAaactggtccagctcttgttctGCTCTACCTCCCATATGCACATCCTTTCACCCTCCCcatactgtaacagggaacaACAGAGGAAGTGGGCTTTCCTCTCACTAAGGGGACTAACAGGGAGCCCAGGAGAATTTCTTCACAATTATTTCAGTTCCAGAACCAGTCAGAGCCAGGCACAGAAGAACTGGACAAGATGAAAAACAACCCCTTGGTACTGGCCCTTTGCACCCACCAATACTGGCAGAAGTAACAGAGCCAAAAGGGAGAtcggaaaaaagaaaaggagaaattgAGGCAGGGTTATAAACGTGTCCACTGTACAACATCAACATCCCCATGCCTCCAGCAACACCCCTACTGGGCAAAGAGACTAGTGCAGAGGGTTAGTTGCTTTATTCAATTCTTAAGAGGATGGGGGAGTTTAATATTAAATTCAAAAAGGGTCCAAGCGGTGTTTTGAAGGGGCTTCATCAGTTTCACTGTCTGTACCTGGGGAAGGTGGCAGAAGAGAGAAAGCACAAGTTAGAGGTGTATGAAAAGGGGGAAGCACGAAGAGAAATCCAACCAACCAAAAACA
This genomic window contains:
- the LOC109280377 gene encoding transcription factor HES-7.1-A, encoding MDVAPSRGERGAAPTPRRAAQGARFPPSLYRKSIKPLVEKRRRARINASLEQLRRLLQQNPEKQDARALSRLEKAEILEMTVQQLQRLKKPDIAASKDGQDFAAGYCHCLNAVSNFLSSDGSSLNQNIKSQILRQLEDASKVRSTVAPNQSPKIWQPQEANLPSTKPHLRQSSAFFCVTAPALLPPGTAMTLPALETQSRPREQMSQSPALGSQLPLLPSLSRTLTTPPATPQMWRPW